In Oleiharenicola lentus, the following are encoded in one genomic region:
- a CDS encoding alpha-L-arabinofuranosidase, whose amino-acid sequence MNSLSVTWRSLACVLFSPVLALAQSVAVTVNTGTAVRTVDERVFGLNATMWDGEAGSAQTVNLIQQAGVRTIRIPGGSLSDEYHWRVNKTLNNTWTWSSGMNKFADLITGVNAQAFVTVNYGSGTPEEAAAWVAYANAATTSDAAIGTDSKGYNWQNAGTWAALRAAAPLGTDDGMNFLRRSRATPYALKYWEIGNECYGSWETDQQAVQWDPFTYATRAKDYITRMKAVDPTIKIGVVVQANEDELDAKSPQTPLVTNPRTGAAKKGWTPRVLARLKELGVTPDTVIYHRYEQAPKADAITWGGAYENDATLLQKAKTWPTDAAAIRQMVTDYLGATEGAKVEIVVTENNSVYAKPGKQTTNLVNGLFLADSIANVMQTEINALLWWDLRNGTDFTNNNGTDLYGWRGWGDYGIISSAASGGPATSYEGYPTYYAFKLLSKFARHGDSVVQATSGSSLLSVFAVKTLAGDTNLLVINKDPSATTTANFTVNGFTPASSASVFSYGKPQDDAAKPGGSGATDLASSTMTVSGASFSASFAPYSMTVIALSPASTTPTTPTTPTTPTTPTAPSTGGGGGGGGGGAPSLWFVGVLAALAWVRTFRKYSRA is encoded by the coding sequence ATGAACTCCCTGTCCGTTACCTGGCGCAGCCTGGCCTGCGTCCTCTTCAGCCCGGTCTTGGCGCTCGCGCAGAGCGTCGCGGTCACCGTCAACACCGGCACCGCCGTCCGCACCGTGGACGAGCGCGTGTTCGGCCTGAACGCCACCATGTGGGACGGGGAGGCGGGCAGCGCGCAGACGGTCAACCTGATCCAGCAGGCCGGCGTGCGCACGATCCGCATCCCCGGCGGCTCGCTGTCCGACGAGTATCACTGGCGCGTCAACAAGACCCTGAACAACACCTGGACCTGGTCGAGCGGCATGAACAAGTTCGCCGACCTCATCACGGGTGTGAACGCGCAGGCCTTCGTCACGGTCAATTACGGCAGCGGCACGCCCGAGGAAGCCGCCGCGTGGGTCGCCTACGCCAACGCCGCCACCACGTCCGACGCCGCCATCGGCACCGACAGCAAGGGTTATAACTGGCAGAACGCCGGCACCTGGGCCGCGTTGCGCGCCGCCGCCCCGCTCGGCACCGACGACGGCATGAACTTCCTGCGTCGCAGCCGCGCCACGCCCTACGCGTTGAAATACTGGGAAATCGGCAACGAGTGCTACGGCTCCTGGGAAACCGATCAGCAGGCGGTGCAGTGGGACCCGTTCACCTACGCCACCCGCGCGAAGGACTACATCACGCGCATGAAGGCCGTGGACCCCACGATCAAGATCGGCGTGGTCGTGCAGGCCAACGAGGACGAACTCGACGCCAAGTCCCCGCAGACCCCGCTCGTCACCAATCCGCGCACCGGCGCGGCGAAGAAGGGCTGGACGCCGCGCGTGCTCGCCCGGCTCAAGGAACTCGGCGTGACGCCCGATACCGTCATCTACCACCGCTACGAGCAGGCGCCCAAGGCCGACGCCATCACCTGGGGCGGCGCCTACGAAAACGACGCCACCTTGCTCCAAAAGGCGAAGACCTGGCCGACCGATGCCGCCGCCATTCGGCAGATGGTCACCGACTATCTCGGCGCGACCGAGGGCGCGAAGGTCGAGATCGTCGTCACGGAAAACAACTCCGTCTATGCCAAGCCCGGCAAGCAGACCACCAATCTGGTCAACGGCCTGTTCCTCGCCGACAGCATTGCCAACGTCATGCAGACCGAGATCAACGCGCTGCTTTGGTGGGATCTGCGCAACGGCACCGATTTCACCAACAACAACGGCACCGACCTCTACGGCTGGCGCGGGTGGGGCGACTACGGCATCATTTCCTCGGCCGCTTCCGGCGGTCCCGCCACTTCCTACGAAGGCTATCCGACCTACTATGCGTTCAAGCTGCTCTCGAAGTTTGCGCGCCACGGCGACTCGGTCGTGCAGGCCACCAGCGGCAGCAGCCTCCTCTCGGTCTTTGCCGTCAAGACGCTCGCCGGCGACACGAATCTCCTCGTGATCAACAAGGACCCGTCAGCCACGACCACCGCGAATTTCACCGTGAACGGTTTCACTCCGGCCTCCTCCGCGAGCGTCTTCAGTTACGGCAAACCGCAGGACGACGCCGCCAAGCCGGGCGGCAGCGGCGCCACCGATCTCGCCAGTTCGACGATGACGGTTTCCGGCGCGAGCTTCAGCGCCTCGTTTGCCCCGTATTCGATGACCGTGATCGCGCTGTCGCCCGCCAGCACGACGCCTACGACCCCAACCACGCCCACGACGCCGACCACTCCCACCGCACCCAGCACGGGCGGCGGCGGTGGTGGTGGCGGCGGTGGTGCGCCCTCGCTTTGGTTTGTCGGCGTGCTCGCTGCGCTCGCGTGGGTCCGCACGTTCCGGAAATATAGCCGCGCTTGA
- a CDS encoding co-chaperone GroES has protein sequence MAKVNIKPIGDRVLVQHIEEKEQVRGGIIIPDSAKEKPQEAKVIALGTGKKDENGKVTPFEVKVGDKVLISKYGGTEVKIDDQKFTLVREDDILGVIA, from the coding sequence ATGGCTAAAGTGAATATCAAACCCATCGGTGATCGCGTGCTCGTGCAGCACATCGAGGAGAAGGAACAGGTCCGCGGCGGGATCATCATCCCGGACAGCGCCAAGGAAAAGCCCCAGGAGGCCAAGGTCATCGCCCTCGGCACCGGCAAGAAAGATGAGAACGGCAAGGTCACGCCCTTCGAGGTGAAGGTCGGCGACAAGGTCCTCATCTCCAAATACGGCGGCACCGAGGTGAAGATCGACGACCAAAAGTTCACCCTCGTCCGCGAAGACGACATCCTCGGCGTCATCGCCTGA
- a CDS encoding phospholipid scramblase-related protein gives MPHLLDYRRLFVRERVAVIKLTDTYDLLDPDTQAVVGVARENVSGLVKFFRLLIDKSLMPTTVEIAPGENQPPVLIIKRNVGFLRKKVTVFDAQGGQLGYFKSKILSLGGGFLVYSPDGQQFADVKGDWKGWNFKFLDATGQEMGLVTKKWAGLGKELFTSADNYIVEIKEGTANNALLIAAAIAIDTVLKEKQ, from the coding sequence ATGCCCCACCTCCTCGACTACCGTCGTCTGTTTGTGCGTGAGCGCGTGGCGGTCATCAAGCTGACCGACACCTATGACCTTCTGGACCCCGACACCCAGGCCGTTGTTGGCGTCGCCCGCGAAAATGTCAGTGGGCTGGTGAAGTTCTTCCGCCTGTTGATCGACAAGTCGCTGATGCCGACGACCGTCGAAATTGCCCCCGGCGAAAACCAGCCGCCGGTGCTGATCATCAAGCGCAACGTCGGCTTTCTCCGCAAGAAGGTGACGGTCTTCGACGCTCAGGGCGGGCAGCTCGGCTATTTCAAATCCAAGATCCTCAGCCTCGGCGGCGGCTTCCTCGTTTACAGCCCCGACGGCCAGCAGTTCGCCGACGTGAAAGGCGACTGGAAGGGCTGGAACTTCAAGTTCCTCGACGCGACCGGCCAGGAGATGGGGCTCGTCACCAAGAAGTGGGCCGGCCTCGGCAAGGAGCTCTTCACCTCGGCCGACAACTATATCGTCGAGATCAAGGAAGGCACGGCCAACAACGCGCTCCTCATCGCCGCCGCCATCGCCATCGACACGGTGCTGAAGGAAAAGCAGTAA
- the groL gene encoding chaperonin GroEL (60 kDa chaperone family; promotes refolding of misfolded polypeptides especially under stressful conditions; forms two stacked rings of heptamers to form a barrel-shaped 14mer; ends can be capped by GroES; misfolded proteins enter the barrel where they are refolded when GroES binds) yields the protein MAAKQLLFDEAARQKVLRGVEVLSKAVKVTLGPKGRNVVIDKKFGSPTVTKDGVTVAKEVELPDPYENMGAQMVKEVASKTSDSAGDGTTTATVLAEGIYREGLKNVTAGSNPVYLKRGIDKAVEAAVAELAKISKKVNDREEIRQVATVSANWDTTIGEIIADAMDKVGKDGTITVEEAKSIETTLDVVEGMQFDKGYLSPYFATNMEAQEAVLEDAYVLIHEKKISNLQELLPLLQTVAKSGKPLLVIAEEVEGEALAALVVNKIRGTLNVCAVKAPGFGDRRKAMLEDIAVLTGGKCITEDLGLKLENLTVSDLGKAKRIVVDKENTTIVEGSGKSSDIQGRVKQIRRQIEETTSDYDREKLQERLAKLAGGVAVINVGAATEAEMKEKKARVEDALHATRAAVEEGIVAGGGVALLRTVKAIEALKLEGDEAFGAQIVRRAIEHPIRMLCTNAGVDSGVVVKEVLAGKGNFGYNVATGEYEDLVKAGVVDPTKVTRTALQNAASISGLLLTTECMITELPEDKKAPAAPAGGGMGGMDY from the coding sequence ATGGCAGCCAAACAACTCCTGTTCGACGAAGCCGCCCGCCAGAAAGTGCTCCGCGGCGTCGAGGTTCTCTCCAAGGCCGTTAAGGTCACCCTCGGGCCCAAGGGCCGCAATGTCGTCATCGACAAGAAATTCGGTTCCCCGACCGTCACCAAGGACGGCGTGACCGTCGCCAAGGAAGTCGAGCTTCCCGATCCCTACGAGAACATGGGCGCCCAGATGGTCAAGGAGGTCGCCTCCAAGACCAGCGACAGCGCCGGTGACGGCACCACCACCGCGACCGTGCTCGCCGAGGGCATCTACCGCGAGGGCCTGAAGAACGTCACCGCCGGCTCCAACCCGGTTTACCTGAAGCGCGGCATCGACAAGGCCGTTGAGGCCGCCGTCGCCGAGCTCGCCAAGATCTCCAAGAAGGTCAACGACCGCGAAGAGATCCGCCAGGTCGCGACCGTCTCCGCCAACTGGGACACCACCATCGGTGAGATCATCGCCGACGCCATGGACAAGGTCGGCAAGGACGGCACCATCACCGTCGAGGAGGCCAAGTCCATCGAGACCACCCTCGACGTCGTCGAGGGCATGCAGTTCGACAAGGGCTACCTCTCGCCCTACTTCGCCACCAACATGGAGGCCCAGGAGGCCGTCCTCGAGGACGCCTACGTGCTCATCCACGAGAAGAAGATCTCCAACCTCCAGGAGCTGCTCCCGCTGCTCCAGACCGTCGCCAAGAGCGGCAAGCCCCTCCTCGTCATCGCCGAGGAAGTCGAGGGCGAGGCCCTCGCCGCGCTCGTCGTGAACAAGATCCGCGGCACGCTCAACGTGTGCGCCGTCAAGGCCCCCGGCTTCGGCGACCGCCGCAAGGCCATGCTCGAGGACATCGCCGTCCTCACCGGCGGCAAGTGCATCACCGAGGACCTCGGCCTCAAGCTCGAGAACCTCACCGTGTCCGACCTCGGCAAGGCCAAGCGCATCGTCGTCGACAAGGAGAACACGACCATCGTCGAGGGCTCCGGCAAGTCGTCCGACATCCAGGGCCGCGTGAAGCAGATCCGCCGCCAGATCGAGGAGACCACCAGCGATTACGACCGCGAGAAGCTCCAAGAGCGCCTCGCCAAGCTCGCCGGCGGTGTCGCCGTCATCAATGTCGGCGCGGCCACCGAGGCCGAGATGAAGGAGAAGAAGGCCCGCGTGGAAGACGCGCTGCACGCCACCCGTGCCGCCGTGGAAGAGGGCATCGTCGCCGGCGGCGGCGTCGCGCTCCTCCGCACCGTCAAGGCCATCGAGGCCCTCAAGCTCGAGGGCGATGAGGCCTTCGGCGCCCAGATCGTGCGTCGCGCGATCGAGCACCCGATCCGCATGCTCTGCACCAACGCCGGCGTCGACAGCGGCGTCGTCGTGAAGGAAGTCCTGGCCGGCAAGGGCAACTTCGGCTACAACGTCGCCACGGGCGAATACGAGGACCTCGTGAAGGCCGGCGTGGTGGACCCGACGAAGGTCACCCGCACCGCGCTCCAGAACGCGGCCTCGATCTCGGGTCTGCTGCTCACCACCGAGTGCATGATCACCGAGCTCCCCGAGGACAAGAAGGCCCCCGCAGCCCCCGCCGGCGGCGGCATGGGCGGCATGGACTATTAA